The genomic DNA AGGCCGGCTACCGGGAAGGCGAGCAGGTGGAGGTGCGCGGCGTGGTGACGGACACCGACGGCAATCCAGTGCCGGGTGTGGAAGTGGTGCTCGAAGCGTCCCGCAGCCGGCTCAAACTGCGCACCCTGAGCCGCGAGCAGCGCGACCGCACGCGCCTTTCGTCCCTCACCGACGAACGCGGCCGCTACTCGATCCAGTGGCATTGGAACCGCTACTACAACACCTTCGAGCTGATCGCCGGAGTGCCGGTGCGGCAGGCCGACGGCGGCGACCTGCAACCCCTCGAGCGGTTGGACATCACCCGCCGACTGGAGCGCAGCAATCCGCTGGTCACTCCGCTGGTGGTGGAAGACGCCGAGTACATCGCCACCGTGCGCAAGTTCCTGGCTAGCCTTTCGACGGACGACGAAAACCGCATCTACCAGCAGATGGGCAAGCCGGACCGGGTGGAGGAGCAGGTGTCGTCGCAGCGCGAGGAAGCCGCCTGGTGGTACTTCGAGAGTGGGCACGTGTTCCGCTTCGTCGACGGCTCGCTGGTGAGCGACGAACGTTTTTCGCCGGTGAAACCCTTCTAGAGAGATCGCTTCGTGCAGCCTGAACATCACACCCCGGTCGCCCCTCCGTCGGCGGCGCGATTCCTCGCCCTGGTGGCGGACAAGCTCGCCGCCACGGAGGAGATCTTTCGGCAGGCGCTGGATGGAGACGTGCCGCTGATTCACGAGGCCGGGCCCTACCTGGTGGAGGGCGGCGGCAAGCGGGTTCGGCCGGCGCTGCTGCTCCTAGCCGCCCGCCTTCTCGGCCGCGACGGCGACGAAGAAGTGACCTACGCGGCGGTGGTGGAGATGATCCACACCGCCACCCTGATCCACGACGACGTGATCGACCATGCCGACCGGCGGCGCGGTCAACCGACCGTCAACCGCCTGTGGGGGAATCACCCGACGGTGCTGCTAGGGGACTGGATCTACACCCTGGCGATGCAGAAGGCGCTGTCCCACAACCGGGTGGAAGTGATCCAGAAGCTGGTCGGGGCCACCCTGAAGATGACCGAGGGCGAGCTGCTGGCTCTCGACCGGCTGGGAGCCGTCGATCTCGCCTCCGAAGAGTACTTCGAGATCATTCACCGCAAGACGGCGCGCTTGTTCGGCGCCGCCTGCGCGGTGCCGGCGCTCATCCCGCCGATGCGCCCCGAAGCCGGCGAGGTGCTGGAGCGCTACGGCACCAACCTGGGGATCTGTTTCCAATTGGTCGACGACCTGCTCGACTTCGAAGGCCGGCCGGAGGTTCTCGGCAAGCCGGTGCTGTCGGATCTGAAAGAAGGCAAGCTCACCCTGCCGCTGATCCTGCTGCTGCCACGGGTGCCGGCGGCGGACCGGCAACGGGTGGAACGGGTGCTCGAAGATCGCTCCTTCGAGCGGGTGGCGGCGGAAGAGATCCTGGCGCTGGTGGAGCGCGAGGGCACCCTGGAAGAAACCCGCCAGCTCGCCGCCGAGTACTCGTCCCGAGCGAAGGCCGCCCTAGAGGTCTTTCCCCCCAGCGAGAGCCGGGAAGCGCTGCAGCTCGCGCCCGACTTCGTCCTCGATCGGCGTTCGTAGGCGCGGCGGCCGAATTCCCAGGGCCTCCACCCCCCGGCGCGGTCCGCTCTTCTCGGCCGCCGCCAGCGGCGGCGCCTGTTCCACCCAGGCGACCACCCCGCCCACCGCGCCGAGCACCGTCACGTAGCGGAACTGCCGCGCCACCGTGTCGCGCCAGTGGCGGGCGCCGGAAACCAGCACAATCGAAACAGATTCCGTTGGCCGGACCTCGCCGTCCGGGAGTTCACCTTCCCGGATCTCACCGTGGGCCGCCTCCACGGCAGCGAAGGGACCCGCCGGTCGCGGCCCGACGAAGGCCAAGGCACAGCGCAGATCGTTGCCCCCGAAGCCGAGATGTAAATGACCGGTGATCTCCTCGCCGAAGTCGAAAACGGCGCCGGGAATCGCCCGCCGGACCTCCTGCACCGGAGGACCGGATTCCATGTCGTACCAGGCCTGGCCGGGGCCGAGAATGCGGCCGCGCCGCGGCTCGAAGGTGGCGGCACCGAGCGCCGGCGGGGTGCGCGGCAGCACCGACTGCAGCGAACCCCAACGGCCCGCCGGCGGCCGGCCCCAGGAGAAGGCCGGCTCGGCGCGGTCGAGCGGCTGCCAGCCGGTCACCAGCCCGCGCAGGGCACGGCGCGAGATCTGCCACCGATCGTCCGTTGCCACCCGGGAGCGGCCCGCGCCA from Acidobacteriota bacterium includes the following:
- a CDS encoding polyprenyl synthetase family protein, which gives rise to MQPEHHTPVAPPSAARFLALVADKLAATEEIFRQALDGDVPLIHEAGPYLVEGGGKRVRPALLLLAARLLGRDGDEEVTYAAVVEMIHTATLIHDDVIDHADRRRGQPTVNRLWGNHPTVLLGDWIYTLAMQKALSHNRVEVIQKLVGATLKMTEGELLALDRLGAVDLASEEYFEIIHRKTARLFGAACAVPALIPPMRPEAGEVLERYGTNLGICFQLVDDLLDFEGRPEVLGKPVLSDLKEGKLTLPLILLLPRVPAADRQRVERVLEDRSFERVAAEEILALVEREGTLEETRQLAAEYSSRAKAALEVFPPSESREALQLAPDFVLDRRS
- a CDS encoding carboxypeptidase-like regulatory domain-containing protein — protein: MKILYPSAGNMARFPRGFLALALVAAWALTGSSAEAGYREGEQVEVRGVVTDTDGNPVPGVEVVLEASRSRLKLRTLSREQRDRTRLSSLTDERGRYSIQWHWNRYYNTFELIAGVPVRQADGGDLQPLERLDITRRLERSNPLVTPLVVEDAEYIATVRKFLASLSTDDENRIYQQMGKPDRVEEQVSSQREEAAWWYFESGHVFRFVDGSLVSDERFSPVKPF